The Fibrobacter sp. genome segment CGGGAAGGTCGTACTTCGCGCGAAAATCGAGCGCGTTCTGGATGCTTTCCTGGAGCCTTGCCTTGTCCCACTTGCCGTATTCCACGTCGAGCCTGGTTTCCGCTCCCTGTTCGGGTGCGGCGTAGTCACCGGGCCACGGGCGTTCAATGTGGAAGAACGGGTCGGCGATCCATGCGGCCTTCTGGTGCGTGAACGTCACCGGCGTGTAGGTGTGGAAACTGTAGATGACGTTGTCGTCTTCGAGCGGCGTAAGGTACTTGAATTCGCGGGCGCTGTTCCACTTGTTGCTCCCCACCACGATGGTGTTCTTGGGGGCATGCTTGCGGATAGACCAGAAGAGTTCGTCTTTTACTTTGTCCCATACGAGCGAATCGCTGCCTGCGGGCTCGTTCAAAAGTTCCATCATCACGCGGGGCATGTTGCTGTAGCGTTCTCCCATGAACGCCCAGATGTTGCATGCGCGCTTGCGTGCGGCTGGGTCGGCGAAGAACGCCTGCTCGGTAGAGCATCCCAGATGGAAGTCGTGTCCGGGGCATTTGTGCAAGTCGAGAATCACGTCGAGGTCGGACTCCACGATTTCGCGGAGCGCCTTGTCGAGCAGGGCGAAAACCTCTTCATCGGGCGTATCGTTTTCGCCCTTGAACAGGTTGAAGTAGTCCACGGGCAGGCGCACGTGGTTGAACCCCGCCTTTCGGATGCGCTCGAAGTCGCTCTTGCCGAGGAAGGTCTTTATGTGAGGAACAACCCCGGGGAAACCGACGGGGTCTTTTTCCTGGATGCAGTCGACCTGACTGAACCAGCCACCCAAATTCACTCCGCGCAGTCTTTCCTTTTTCATTGTGTTGTCCCTGTGAGAAGAATGTGAAAAATAATGTCGTGAAAAAAGTTAATTTTTTTACATGAGTCTAAGAGTCGGGCGAATACCGTTTTTAGTGTGTGCACCGTTTTTTCATGATTTTCTCGGGCGCGAAGGCGAATATCGTGAATTCGATTTTGTCGATGGTCCGCCGAGTGCGCACTGCGCCGGGCTCAT includes the following:
- a CDS encoding glycoside hydrolase family 5 protein; this encodes MKKERLRGVNLGGWFSQVDCIQEKDPVGFPGVVPHIKTFLGKSDFERIRKAGFNHVRLPVDYFNLFKGENDTPDEEVFALLDKALREIVESDLDVILDLHKCPGHDFHLGCSTEQAFFADPAARKRACNIWAFMGERYSNMPRVMMELLNEPAGSDSLVWDKVKDELFWSIRKHAPKNTIVVGSNKWNSAREFKYLTPLEDDNVIYSFHTYTPVTFTHQKAAWIADPFFHIERPWPGDYAAPEQGAETRLDVEYGKWDKARLQESIQNALDFRAKYDLPVACNEFGVYVQVPRQYQIAWMRDFLDILREADVGFSYWNYKNLDFGLVSKGESLHNSLPQYNNPDRLDSELMDMLAKG